Proteins from one Camelina sativa cultivar DH55 chromosome 8, Cs, whole genome shotgun sequence genomic window:
- the LOC104708665 gene encoding 3-ketoacyl-CoA synthase 19-like translates to MELFSLPSLFLLFTLFVFYIFKFVCKRRNQRNCFMLHYECYKGMDERKLDTETCAKVVQRNKNLGLEEYRFLLRTMASSGIGEETYGPINVLEGREDSPTLRDAHSEMDEIIFDTLDKLFQKTKGLVSPSDIDILVVNVSLFAPSPSLTSRVINRYKMREDIRSFNLSGLGCSASVISIDIVQRIFETRENAIALVVSTETMGPHWYCGRDRSMMLSNCLFRAGGSSVLLTNAARFKNRALMKLVTVVRAHVGADDEAYSCCIQMEDGDGHPGFLLTKHLKKAAGRALTKNLQVLLPRVLPIKELIRYAIVRAVKRRITRKREPGSSGIGLNLKTGLQHFCIHPGGRAIIEGVGKSLGLTEFDIEPARMALHRFGNTSSGGLWYVLGYMEAKNRLKKGHKILMMSMGAGFESNNCVWEVLKDLGDKNVWEDSIDRYPELSNIPNPFVEKYDWINDDTMSFLRVD, encoded by the coding sequence ATGGAACTCTTCTCACTCCCTTCTCTGTTCCTACTCTTCACTCTCTTCGTTTTCTACATCTTCAAGTTTGTttgcaaaagaagaaaccaaagaaactgCTTCATGCTTCACTACGAGTGTTACAAGGGCATGGACGAGAGAAAACTCGACACCGAGACTTGTGCTAAGGTCGTTCAACGAAACAAGAACTTGGGTCTTGAAGAGTACAGGTTTCTCCTCCGTACAATGGCTAGTTCCGGGATTGGAGAGGAAACGTACGGCCCAATAAACGTCCTTGAAGGCAGAGAAGACTCTCCTACTCTCCGCGACGCTCACTCCGAAATGGATGAGATTATATTCGACACTCTCGACAAGCTTTTTCAGAAGACAAAAGGCTTAGTCTCTCCTTCCGACATTGACATCCTCGTCGTCAACGTCTCACTCTTCGCTCCATCTCCTTCTCTAACCTCACGAGTCATCAACAGATACAAGATGAGGGAAGACATCAGATCCTTCAACCTCTCGGGACTAGGGTGTAGCGCGAGCGTTATATCCATAGATATCGTGCAAAGGATCTTCGAAACTCGCGAAAACGCTATCGCACTCGTGGTCAGCACCGAGACAATGGGTCCTCACTGGTACTGCGGTAGAGATAGATCCATGATGCTCTCAAACTGTCTCTTCCGTGCAGGAGGAAGCTCTGTTCTGTTAACCAACGCAGCTCGGTTTAAGAACCGGGCTTTGATGAAGCTTGTGACAGTGGTCCGTGCCCATGTGGGTGCAGACGACGAGGCCTACTCGTGCTGCATACAAATGGAGGACGGAGATGGTCATCCAGGCTTTCTCTTAACCAAACACCTAAAAAAAGCAGCCGGTCGAGCCCTAACCAAGAACCTCCAAGTTCTCCTCCCTAGAGTCTTGCCCATCAAGGAACTGATCCGCTACGCCATAGTCCGTGCGGTTAAAAGAAGAATCACCAGGAAAAGAGAACCCGGGAGCTCGGGGATCGGTCTAAACCTAAAAACAGGGTTGCAACATTTCTGTATTCACCCCGGAGGAAGAGCGATTATAGAAGGAGTCGGAAAAAGCTTAGGGCTCACAGAGTTCGACATCGAGCCAGCGAGAATGGCGCTTCATAGGTTCGGGAACACGTCTTCAGGTGGTTTATGGTATGTTCTTGGTTACATGGAAGCTAAGAATAGATTAAAGAAAGGTCATAAGATACTAATGATGAGTATGGGAGCTGGATTCGAGTCTAACAATTGTGTTTGGGAGGTTCTCAAGGATCTTGGTGATAAGAACGTTTGGGAAGATTCGATCGATCGATATCCGGAGCTATCGAACATCCCGAATCCGTTCGTGGAGAAGTATGATTGGATCAACGACGATACTATGAGCTTCCTTCGTGTTGATTGA
- the LOC109125983 gene encoding uncharacterized protein LOC109125983, whose translation MYLQITRPDISFAVNKLCQYSHAPRDTHLIVVHQVLRYLKGTVGQRLFYAADNKFDLRGFSDADWGSYTDDRRSVTGFCIFIGGSLVSWRSKKQDTVSQSSAESEFRAMALTTKELIWLSRLMRDLQIPFTLPAYLYGDNTTALHIANNAMFHERTKHVDMDCYKIREEVDSGFLKTMHVRTGNQLADVLTKVLHPAHFQEIIFKMGVYNIFAPSS comes from the coding sequence ATGTATCTCCAAATAACAAGACCGGATATCTCTTTTGCGGTTAACAAGCTTTGTCAGTATTCTCATGCTCCTAGAGATACTCATTTGATTGTCGTACATCAAGTCTTGAGATATTTGAAAGGAACAGTGGGTCAAAGACTGTTTTATGCAGCTGATAATAAGTTTGACCTGAGGGGATTTTCGGATGCAGATTGGGGATCTTATACTGATGATAGAAGGTCTGTTACAGGTTTCTGCATATTCATTGGAGGCTCTTTGGTATCATGGCGATCGAAGAAGCAGGATACAGTTTCTCAAAGCTCTGCAGAATCAGAGTTTCGAGCTATGGCTTTGACAACCAAGGAACTCATTTGGCTTTCTCGACTTATGCGAGATTTGCAGATTCCATTCACTCTTCCAGCTTATCTCTATGGTGATAATACAACAGCATTACATATCGCTAATAATGCAATGTTCCATGAGAGAACTAAACATGTGGATATGGATTGCTACAAGATCAGGGAGGAGGTAGATTCTGGATTTCTTAAAACTATGCATGTTCGAACAGGGAATCAGTTAGCAGATGTTCTCACTAAAGTATTGCATCCTGCTCATTTCCAAGAGATAATTTTCAAGATGGGTGTTTACAATATCTTTGCACCTTCATCTTGA
- the LOC104708667 gene encoding uncharacterized protein LOC104708667 produces MTRLINALCVARAIYSLWVVEIFYFFFEHISPPGKSREMESETLVESAIRVLNTSDPYEKAKLGDSIAVKWLQGEIAETYDPTVDLSVPDRPARLPMKLVSPSLMPKLGRAGSLQSRQAIVHSLVHTESWAIDLSWDIIARFGKQEKMPRDFFTDFVVVAQDEGRHFTLLAARLEEIGSSYGALPAHDGLWDSASATSQDLLARLAIEHCVHEARGLDVLPTTISRFRNGGDHETADLLEKVVYPEEITHCAAGVKWFKYLCERSKHPECTISSKESDDSNEEIIKKFHSVVREHFRGPLKPPFNAEARKAAGFGPQWYEPLAVKESTA; encoded by the exons ATGACGAGACTTATTAACGCGCTCTGTGTTGCGCGTGCTATCTACTCGCTCTGGGTcgttgaaatattttattttttcttcgaACACATCTCGCCGCCGGGAAAAAGCCGAGAGATGGAGAGCGAAACCTTAGTTGAATCGGCGATTAGGGTTCTAAACACATCAGACCCGTACGAAAAAGCCAAGCTTGGCGATTCGATTGCCGTCAAATGGCTTCAAGGTGAAATAGCCGAAACCTATGATCCCACCGTCGATCTCTCTGTCCCGGACAGGCCAGCTCGACTTCCGATGAAACTGGTGTCTCCGAGTTTGATGCCGAAGCTGGGAAGAGCTGGTAGCTTACAGAGCAGGCAAGCCATTGTTCATAGTCTCGTTCATACTGAAAGCTGGGCTATTGACTTATCTTGG gatataaTAGCTCGTTTTGGCAAGCAAGAGAAGATGCCTAGAGACTTCTTTACAGATTTTGTTGTCGTTGCTCAAGATGAAGGCCGTCACTTCACTTTGCTTGCAGCTCGGCTTGAAGAAATTGGTTCTAGTTACGGTGCATTGCCTGCTCATGATGGTCTTTGGGACTCTGCTTCTGCCACATCTCAGGATCTTTTGGCTCGTTTGGCTATAGAGCATTGTGTTCACGAG GCTAGAGGGCTTGATGTACTGCCTACTACGATATCTCGGTTTAGGAACGGAGGTGATCACGAGACTGCTGATTTACTTGAGAAAGTTGTGTACCCTGAAGAAATTACTCACTGTGCAGCTGGGGTCAAATGGTTTAAGTATCTATGTGAACGGTCAAAGCATCCAGAATGCACCATCAGTAGCAAAGAATCAGACGATAGCAATGAAGAGATAATCAAGAAGTTTCATTCGGTAGTAAGGGAGCATTTCAGAGGGCCGTTGAAACCGCCTTTTAATGCTGAAGCAAGAAAAGCTGCTGGCTTTGGTCCTCAGTGGTATGAACCTCTTGCTGTCAAAGAGAGCACTGCCTAG
- the LOC104708670 gene encoding glycosyltransferase family protein 64 protein C5-like codes for MEEKTENVAAGSGHNKHHHRYRYRSSGRRFLFFASCFGFYALVAVTYAWFVFSPHIGRTDHVSSSSLGCREDNEGSWSIGVFYGDSPFSLKPIESVNVWRNESGAWPVSNPVLTCASLTNSGLPSNFVADPVLYVQGDTLYLFFETKNPITMQGDIGVAKSIDKGATWETLGIALDEAWHLSFPFVFNYNGEIYMMPESNELGQLNLYRAVNFPLSWKLEKVIMKKPLVDSTIIHHEGIYWLFGSDHSSFGTKKNGQLEIWYSNSPLGTWKPHKMNPIYNGKRSVGARNGGRAFLHDGNLYRVGQDCGENYGKRIRIFKVEAISKEEYREVEVPFSLEASDKGKNSWNGVRQHHFDVKQLSSGEFIGLVDGDRVTSGDLFHRVILGYASLASAISVVVLLGFLLGVVNCIVPSTWCMNYYAGKRTDALLNLETAGLFSEKLRRICSRLNRVPSFLRGFVKPNSSMGKFTLGVIVLVGLFLTCVGIRYIYGGSGAVEPYPFKGHLSQFTLATMTYDARLWNLKMYVKRYSRCPSVKEIVVIWNKGPPPQLSELDSAVPVRIRVQKQNSLNNRFEIDPLIKTRAVLELDDDIMMPCDDIEKGFGVWREHPERLVGFYPRFVDQTMTYSAEKFARSHKGYNMILTGAAFMDVRFAFDMYQSEKAKLGREFVNEQFNCEDILLNFLYANASGSGKAVEYVRPSLTTIDTSKFSGVAISGNTNQHYKKRSKCLRPFSDLYGSLADRRWEFGGRKDGWEL; via the exons ATGGAAGAGAAGACGGAGAACGTTGCTGCTGGTTCTGGTCACAACAAGCATCACCACCGTTACAGATATCGAAGCTCCGGGAGGCGTTTTCTGTTCTTCGCTTCCTGTTTTGGGTTTTACGCTTTGGTTGCCGTGACGTACGCGTGGTTCGTGTTTTCTCCGCATATCGGCCGTACGGATCATGTATCGTCGTCTTCGTTGGGTTGCAGAGAGGATAATGAAGGTTCATGGTCCATTGGTGTTTTCTATGGTGATTCTCCCTTCTCTCTCAAACCAATCGAATCC gTCAATGTATGGAGGAATGAGAGTGGAGCATGGCCTGTGTCTAATCCAGTTTTAACATGTGCCTCCTTGACCAATTCTGGTCTTCCAAGCAACTTTGTAGCTGACCCTGTTCTTTATGTACAg GGTGATACTCTATACCTCTTCTTCGAAACTAAAAACCCCATTACAATGCAAGGGGATATAGGAGTCGCTAAAAGTATTGACAAAGGAGCTACTTGGGAAACTCTTGGTATAGCATTGGATGAGGCTTGGCACTTGTCTTTTCCATTCGTCTTCAATTACAACGGAGAA ATATACATGATGCCGGAGAGTAACGAGCTAGGACAGCTTAATCTATACCGCGCTGTGAACTTTCCCTTGAGTTGGAAGCTGGAGAAAGTTATCATGAAAAAGCCGCTTGTTGATTCGACTATAATCCATCACGAAGGAATCTATTGGCTGTTTGGATCAGATCACAGTAGCTTTGGGACAAAGAAGAATGGACAATTGGAAATTTGGTACAGCAACTCTCCTCTTGGCAC ATGGAAACCACACAAGATGAATCCTATCTACAATGGTAAAAGAAGTGTTGGTGCAAGAAATGGAGGCAGAGCGTTTTTACACGACGGGAATCTCTATCGTGTTGGTCAAGATTGTGGTGAAAACTACGGGAAAAGGATACGCATTTTCAAGGTTGAGGCTATTTCCAAGGAAGAGTACAGAGAAGTTGAAGTCCCTTTCTCTTTGGAAGCGTCGGATAAAGGTAAAAATTCTTGGAACGGAGTTAGGCAGCATCATTTCGATGTGAAACAGCTAAGTTCTGGTGAATTCATTGGTCTTGTTGATGGTGACCGTGTAACTTCAGGCGATCTGTTTCATCGGGTTATTCTCGGTTATGCCTCTCTTGCATCTGCTATTTCCGTGGTTGTATTACTTGGTTTTTTGCTTGGGGTTGTGAACTGCATTGTTCCATCAACCTGGTGCATGAACTACTATGCGGGCAAAAGAACCGATGCACTCCTGAATCTAGAAACCGCAGGTTTGTTCTCAGAAAAGTTAAGGCGGATTTGTTCTCGCTTGAACCGAGTACCATCTTTTCTCAGAGGATTCGTGAAGCCTAATTCCTCCATGGGAAAATTTACGCTCGGTGTTATAGTCCTTGTAGGACTTTTCCTCACATGTGTAGGCATCAGATACATATACGGCGGAAGTGGAGCCGTTGAGCCTTACCCATTCAAAGGTCACTTGTCTCAGTTCACGTTAGCAACTATGACTTACGATGCTCGTCTCTGGAATCTGAAAATGTACGTTAAGCGTTACTCTCGTTGTCCTTCCGTCAAAGAGATAGTTGTCATATGGAACAAAGGACCGCCTCCTCAACTGTCAGAGCTAGACTCTGCCGTGCCAGTCAGAATCCGAGTCCAGAAGCAGAATTCTCTGAACAACAGGTTCGAGATCGATCCGCTGATTAAAACCCGAGCGGTTCTTGAGCTTGACGACGATATAATGATGCCTTGTGATGACATCGAAAAAGGGTTTGGAGTTTGGCGTGAGCATCCGGAGAGACTGGTGGGATTCTACCCGCGTTTTGTTGATCAAACCATGACTTATAGCGCAGAGAAGTTTGCGAGAAGTCATAAAGGATACAATATGATTCTCACTGGAGCAGCGTTTATGGACGTTCGCTTTGCCTTTGATATGTATCAATCGGAGAAAGCGAAACTCGGTCGGGAATTTGTAAACGAGCAGTTTAATTGTGAAGACATTTTGCTGAATTTCTTGTACGCGAATGCAAGCGGATCAGGAAAAGCTGTGGAGTACGTGAGACCTTCTTTGACAACAATTGACACTTCAAAATTTTCAGGTGTAGCTATTAGTGGAAACACGAACCaacattacaaaaagagaaGTAAGTGTCTCCGTCCATTCTCTGATTTGTATGGAAGTTTGGCTGATCGAAGATGGGAATTTGGTGGGCGAAAAGACGGGTGGGAGTTGTAG
- the LOC104708666 gene encoding 3-phosphoinositide-dependent protein kinase 1: MFLAMEKEFDSKLVLQGTSSSSNGANVSRSKSFSFKAPQENFSSHDFEFGKIYGVGSYSKVVRAKKKETGTVYALKILDKKFITKENKTAYVKLERIVLDQLEHPGIIKLFFTFQDTSSLYMALESCEGGELFDQITRKGRLSEDEARFYTAEVVDALEYIHSMGLIHRDIKPENLLLTSDGHIKIADFGSVKPMQDSRITVLPNAASDDKACTFVGTAAYVPPEVLNSSPATFGNDLWALGCTLYQMLSGTSPFKDASEWLIFQRIIARDIKFPNHFSEAARDLIDRLLDPDPSRRPGASSEGYTALKKHPFFTGVDWKNLRSQSPPKLAPDPASQTASPERDDAHGSPWNLTHIGDSSATQNDGHGAPSTAPESSGSITRLASIDSFDSRWQQFLDPGESVLMISAVKKLQKITSKKVQLILTNKPKLIYVDPSKLVVKGNIIWSDNSNDLNVQVTSPSHFKICTPKKVLSFEDAKQRALVWKKAIETLQNR; this comes from the exons atgTTTTTGGCAATGGAGAAAGAATTTGATTCAAAGCTTGTTCTTCAAGGGACCTCCTCATCTTCCAACGGTGCCAATGTTTCCAGAAGCAAGAGCTTCTCCTTTAAAGCTCCTCAAGAAAATTTCTCCAGCCATGATTTCGAATTCGGCAAGATCTATGGCGTTGGCTCTTACTCTAAG GTTGTTAGggcaaagaagaaggaaactggAACTGTGTATGCCTTAAAGATTTTGGACAAAAAGTTTATCACCAAGGAGAATAAAACTGCTTACGTCAAGCTCGAAAGGATTGTTCTTGATCAACTTGAACATCCTGGGATCATCAAGCTTTTCTTCACCTTTCAAGACACTTCCTCGCTAT ATATGGCACTTGAATCTTGTGAAGGTGGTGAGCTTTTCGACCAAATAACCAGA AAAGGTAGGCTATCGGAGGATGAAGCTCGATTCTACACTGCAGAAGTTGTGGATGCTCTTGAGTATATACATAGTATGGGACTGATACATCGAGATATTAAG CCGGAGAATCTGTTGCTGACTTCAGATGGGCACATTAAGATTGCGGATTTTGGTAGTGTAAAGCCGATGCAAGATAGCCGGATCACAGTACTTCCTAACGCAGCCTCTG ACGATAAAGCATGCACTTTCGTCGGGACTGCTGCATATGTTCCGCCTGAAGTTCTCAACTCCTCTCCCGCAACTTTCGG AAATGATCTCTGGGCTCTAGGCTGCACTCTCTACCAGATGCTTTCAGGGACTTCTCCATTCAAAGACGCAAGTGAATGGCTGATTTTCCAAAGAATTATAGCCAGAGATATAAAGTTCCCAAATCATTTTTCAGAAGCAGCAAGAGACCTCATCGACCGGTTGCTG GATCCTGATCCAAGCAGAAGACCAGGTGCTAGTTCAGAAGGTTATACTGCTCTTAAGAAACATCCTTTCTTTACTGGAGTTGACTGGAAGAATCTTCGGTCTCAGAGTCCTCCAAAACTAGCCCCAGATCCTGCG TCTCAAACAGCATCTCCCGAGAGGGATGACGCACATGGTTCTCCGTGGAACCTGACACATATTGGAGATTCTTCAGCCACACAGAACGACGGACACGGTGCACCTTCTACAGCTCCTGAATCATCGGGTTCCATAACACGGCTTGCTTCCATTGACTCTTTTGATTCGAGATG GCAACAGTTTCTAGACCCGGGAGAATCGGTTCTGATGATATCAGCCGTGAAGAAGCTTCAGAAGATAACAAGCAAGAAGGTGCAGCTAATACTCACCAACAAACCCAAGCTGATCTATGTCGACCCGTCAAAGCTAGTTGTAAAAGGGAACATCATCTGGTCTGATAACTCAAATGACCTCAACGTTCAAGTGACTAGCCCTTCCCATTTCAAGATTTGCACG CCAAAGAAGGTTTTATCTTTTGAAGACGCAAAACAGAGAGCTTTGGTGTGGAAAAAGGCAATTGAGACTCTTCAGAACCGCTGA
- the LOC104708671 gene encoding phytol kinase 1, chloroplastic-like, whose translation MAATLPLSPINQPHLCRRSRFGNNTLPTHRFCSPNFLISSPCFIGLTGMGSASQLRARHSLISSAVATNSLLHDVAATVAVLGGAYALVLSFESLTKRNVIQQSLSRKLVHILSGLLFVLAWPIFSGSSEARYFAAFVPLVNGLRLVVNGLSVSPNSTLIKSVTREGRPEELLKGPLFYVLALLMSAVFFWRESPIGMISLAMMCGGDGIADIMGRKFGSAKIPYNPRKSWAGSISMFIFGFFISIGLLYYYSSLGYLNMNWETTFQRVALVSMVATVVESLPITDQVDDNVSVPLATILAAYLCFEY comes from the exons ATGGCAGCAACCTTACCTCTATCTCCGATTAACCAACCTCATTTGTGCCGGAGGTCTAGGTTCGGGAACAACACTTTGCCGACGCACCGGTTCTGTTCGCCGaacttcttgatttcttctcctTGTTTCATCGGCTTGACCGGAATGGGGTCGGCTAGTCAGTTACGTGCTCGTCATTCTCTGATCTCTTCCGCAGTTGCGACGAATTCGCTGTTGCATGACGTCGCAGCCACCGTGGCAGTGCTCGGTGGAGCCTACGCGCTCGTCCTAAGCTTCGAGAGTCTCACCAAGCGAAACGTCATTCAACAG AGTTTGAGCAGAAAGCTTGTGCATATACTCTCAGGTCTGCTTTTTGTACTGGCGTGGCCAATCTTCAG CGGATCGAGCGAGGCTCGATACTTTGCTGCTTTTGTTCCGTTAGTGAATGGCTTAAGGCTTGTTGTTAACGGATTATCCGTTTCCCCCAATTCTACGCTAATCAAATCCGTCACAAGAGAAGGGAGACCAGA AGAGTTGCTTAAAGGTCCTTTATTCTACGTTCTAGCACTTCTTATGTCTGCAGTTTTCTTCTGGAGAGAGTCTCCTATCGGTATGATATCCTTAGCAATGATGTGCGGTGGCGAtg GAATAGCTGATATCATGGGACGCAAGTTTGGGTCAGCAAAGATACCTTACAACCCAAGAAAAAGCTGGGCAGGGAGCATCTCTATGTTCATCTTCGGCTTCTTCATCTCTATCGG ATTACTTTACTATTACTCGAGTCTTGGGTACCTTAACATGAACTGGGAAACGACTTTCCAGAGAGTCGCATTGGTCTCAATGGTCGCCACGGTGGTCGAGTCTCTACCCATCACGGATCAAGTAGACGACAACGTTTCGGTTCCTCTGGCTACAATTTTAGCTGCTTATTTATGTTTCGAATATTAA
- the LOC104708668 gene encoding GDSL esterase/lipase At5g03980-like — protein MSTTKTLSLLVLLLFVSLVHATDQCPFNSIYQFGDSIADTGNLIRTGPVGARSHAANYPYGQTYFHQATGRLSNGLLMIDYLARRLDLPFLNPYLNGNTTSSSFKNGVNFAVSGSTALNSSFFAARNLHVPETNTPLSTQLAWFKSHLRSTCQGPSSDCLKQSLFMMGEIGGNDYNYGIFQGKPMEEIRSYIPHVVGAITAAAREVIRAGAVNVVVPGNFPVGCFPIYLTSFPVKDPKAYDDKGCLKHLNEFAMDHNNQLQEAIASLRKEFPNVAIVYGDYYNAFQYVLRSEGFDKSMALKSCCGIGGAYNYDGKRPCGAAGVPVCQNPNKFISWDGVHLTQKGYRFMSKFLNNQILSQTKCSRA, from the coding sequence ATGTCTACGACAAAAACATTATCGCTTCTGGTGCTTCTACTCTTCGTGTCCCTTGTTCACGCCACAGATCAATGTCCGTTCAATTCCATCTACCAATTCGGTGACTCCATCGCCGACACCGGAAACCTAATTCGTACCGGTCCTGTCGGAGCCAGATCTCACGCTGCAAACTACCCATACGGTCAAACATACTTCCACCAAGCCACCGGTCGTCTCTCCAACGGACTGCTAATGATCGATTACTTGGCACGCAGGCTTGATCTTCCATTCCTAAACCCTTACCTCAACGGAAACACAACGTCTTCGTCTTTTAAGAACGGTGTTAACTTCGCCGTCTCGGGAAGCACAGCACTCAACAGCTCCTTCTTCGCCGCGAGAAACCTCCACGTTCCGGAAACAAACACTCCTCTCTCCACACAGCTCGCTTGGTTCAAGTCTCATCTACGTTCCACGTGTCAAGGCCCTTCTTCTGATTGCTTGAAGCAGTCGCTTTTCATGATGGGTGAGATAGGAGGTAACGACTACAACTACGGTATCTTTCAAGGCAAACCCATGGAAGAGATTAGAAGCTACATACCACATGTGGTTGGAGCCATCACAGCTGCAGCTAGAGAGGTGATCCGAGCCGGTGCGGTTAACGTGGTCGTCCCAGGAAACTTTCCGGTGGGATGTTTTCCGATTTATTTGACGTCTTTTCCAGTGAAGGATCCAAAAGCTTACGACGACAAAGGTTGCCTGAAGCATCTCAACGAATTCGCCATGGATCACAATAACCAACTCCAAGAAGCTATAGCTTCTTTGAGAAAAGAGTTTCCCAATGTGGCTATCGTCTACGGAGATTACTACAACGCGTTTCAATACGTTCTACGTAGTGAAGGATTCGACAAGAGTATGGCTTTGAAATCGTGTTGCGGGATCGGTGGAGCTTACAACTACGACGGAAAGAGACCATGCGGAGCAGCGGGAGTGCCGGTGTGTCAGAatccaaacaagtttataaGTTGGGATGGAGTGCACTTGACTCAAAAGGGTTATAGATTCATGTCCAAGTTCTTGAACAATCAGATTCTTTCACAGACCAAGTGTTCTAGGGCCTAA